In Thiofilum sp., the genomic window TACCCACCTTAATGGACGATGGGCGGGTGCATATTGGTTTTGGACTAGCATTAATAGCAGTGCTATTAATTTGGTTTTTAGTGAGGAAAAGTTTTTTAGGTTTTCAAATGAAAGTGATGGGCATGGAAGCCAAAGCCGCTAAATTTGCGGGCTATCCTGAAAAAAGACTGACATGGTTAGTATTATTGATTAGTGGAGGATTAGCCGGATTAGCGGGAGTGAGTGAGGTAACAGGTCCGATTGGGCAACTCATTCCTAATGTGTCACCCTGGTATGGTTATGCCGCGATTATTGTCGCGTTTCTAGGACGCTTGCATCCGATGGGTATTTTAGCCGCTAGTTTATTAATGGCACTGATTTATTTAGGGGGTGAACTAGCTCAAATTAAACTAGGCACACCTGCCGCTTTAACCTTACTTTTCCAAGGTATGTTGTTATTTTATTTATTAGCCTGTGATGTCTTAATTCGTTATCGCCTAACTACAACTATCTCAATTAATTTTGCAAGGGGAGCAAACTAATGGACTTTGATCTTGATATAGTAAATTTACTTTATTCAATGGTGCGTACCGGAACTCCGTTATTATTAGTTGCCCTTGGTGAAATGGTATGTGAAAAAAGTGGAGTATTGAATCTAGGGCAAGAAGGCATGCTGCTAATGGGCGCAATAGCAGGTTTTATTATTGCCTACACCACTGGAAATTTATTTATTGGTGTCCTACTTGCTATGCTGGTGGGTGTATTAATGTCACTACTATTTGGTTTTATAGCGATTACTTTAAATGCTAATCAAGTAGCAACCGGTTTAGCCTTAACTATTTTTGGTATTGGGCTATCCGCTTTTATTGGTGCGAGTTATGTAGGTCAACCGATTAAAGGCTTTGAACCCATTAATATTGCAGGCTTAAGTGATACTCCTGTCATTGGTAAAATACTGTTTGGGCAAAATTTATTAGTGTATTTATCCTTTATTATTTTTCTAGGCGTGTATTGGTTTTTCCGCTGGTCACGTCCGGGGCTAATTGTAAAAGCAGTGGGTGAAAATCCGCATGCGGCTGAAGCGGTGGGTTTACCCGTCATTAAAACCCGCTATTTAGCGGTAATGTTTGGTGGTGCTATGACGGGCTTAGCGGGTGCTTATTTATCGCTGGCTTATACGCCGATGTGGGCTGAAAATATGAGTGCCGGACGGGGTTGGATTGCTCTAGCCTTAGTAGTTTTTGCTAGCTGGCAAACCGGACGGGTGTTATTAGGAGCCTATTTATTCGGCTTAATGAGTATTTTAAATTTTGAGGCACAAGGTTTGGGCATTAACATTTCTGCTCATTTATTACATAGTATGCCCTATATTGCTACGATTGTAGTACTTGTGTTTTTATCTATGAACCAGAATCGCATTAAACTCTATGCGCCTGTTTCATTAGGCAAGCCTTTCCATCGCTCACGTTAATTGACTGCTAGGCTTTACCTAAGTTAGATTTAAATTTAGGTAAAGCAACCAATAGCAAGCAGTTCTTAAGGACTATAATGAATCGAGAATACTATGAACTCTCCTTCCATTAAAAATATCATTTTCGATATAGGTAACGTTCTAGTGAGATGGTCGCCTATTGAAATTATACGTCTTACTTTTGGTGAAATGGACAATGATAAAGACCTAGCCAAGGCACTGCTTCAAAGTGATTTATGGTTAACTTATAATCGCGGCGAATTTTCAGAGAGCGAAGCTAAAAGACAATTTCAAACTCAATTTAAGCTTTCTGAGGATATAGTTGAAGTATTATTTTATTATATTAAACAAACTCAGATTCCCATTTATGGCATGTATGATTTAGTCAAGCGAGTAAAACTAGCAGGCTATAACACCTATGCATTAACAGACAATGTGCTTGAAATAGTAGATCATTTAAAAGCAAAGTATGATTTTTGGGATTTATTTTTAGGTGCGATTGTGTCGGCTGAGGTTAAATTTTTAAAACCTAGTGCACAAATTTTTAATTGCTTATTAGATACTTATCAGCTTAAAGCTGATGAATGTATTTTTATTGATGATGTACTAGCAAATGTGGAGGGTGCTAAAACACTAGGATTTAATACTATTCTATTTAAAAATGCTGCACAATGTGAACGAGAACTACATTTACTAGGTATTACTACAACCGTTTAAAATTATAAAAACAATAAAATGCCCTACTACAGATCTATTATTATAGTGACTGCTCTTTTATTATGTATTAGTTGCGCTCCAGTAAAACTTACTCCAAGTGCATCAATACATTATGCTTCTATTTGCCAAACACAATTACAGGCTATGCAACATTTTTCTGTTGCACCTAATCATCCGGCTGCTGGTTTTTGGCGTAATCAATATTGTATTGCCGAGCAAGCTTGTGCCCATCGAGAGGAGTTTCAACAGCCTTTATGGTTAGATCACGTACTAGAACGCTTTATTCAAGCTTATACTCGGCAAACACGCTTCTGGCCTCAGGTCTTACAGCATTGTGAAGAACGCTCAAGGCTTAATCCCTTGCGTAATTTATTATGTCAACGTGATATGGCTTATTACCACATTTACAAAGACTTACCTCTTGCTTTAGCTAAAGCAGGCTGTAGTAACTCAGCCGATTGGCAACGCTTAGAAGAATATATTCACAGTTGTATTCAGCAGGCCGATTACCCACCTTTAATTAGCCAGTATATTCAAAACCGAATGGTACATTACCGCACTGAGGTAAGGAATCAGTGTTTAGCGAATCAGTCCAAAAAATAAAGTAGCAAATTAATTTTTAGGCTAATTACTATAATAGAAAAACTATACTGATATACAAGCTAGTTGTTCACCATCACTGACTACCACCCAAGCTTTGAGGTGCTTTAATCTCATTATTTCAGGTAAGAGTAAATAACCTTGGACTTGCTCAATACCCTCTTGCTGTTTAGCTTTCCAGCCTTTTTCACCCTCACCTTTTTTAGCATACTTTAATTCAATCAAATGTTGAAACTTCACTTTATAAGGGCTACGCTCTAATAGCATAATATCAGGGTATTTACGATTCATTTCACGTTCGCTTTGAATAAAGTAAACTGGAAATTGATACAGCAATGTGAGTAAAAGAGTTTTTAAATGCTGCTCATCCATTTTCATCGAGTCACGATTGGATAATAATTGTAGTGCTTTTTGCATTTCAGTAGCCAAAAGCTGCAACTCACCTTGTAGACCTAATGCTTGAATCGCTAATTCTAAATCACGACTGGAAATTTTTATCTGATTACGTCGCTCTAACTCAACTTTAAAATATTGAAAATATAGCTCTCGAATCACTTGGTTGGGCATACCAAATAACTCACCCGTCAGTGTTTCACCCTGTAAAGTCACAAACCCCATATAAGCTAATAGGCTAATAAAGTCATCACGGTCAAAACCCTTTTCTAAATCAAACTTGCGCCGATATTGAGCAGGCACTTGCCCTTCATTAATTAGCTCATCCAGTACTTGATAATTAGCCTCTCTATCTCCGATATTAAATAACGCCATGATTTTACCGTAATCTGAGGCAATATTATCATCTAACATACGACGCGGATAAGTGCAGTGCTCTTTATCAAACTCCTGAATAAAATACAACACCATATCAGAATTAAATATAGCTTCCTTACTCTGAGGGTGAAAACGGTAGCCATTATACCAATTCGTCACATCACTCATTAACTTTGAAGGTTCTAACTGGCAATTTTCGATTAAGGGTTGAAGTAAGTTAAGGGTTTCGTGATGAGTAAACCCCATTGCTTCATTAAAGTTTTTATCAAATGACAGATTCTGAGCAATATTAAACCCACTGGTAAGGCTATCTAGCATTAAAGCTGTAACGCCAGTAATAAAAATGCGATTAATACTACCCCGATGAGTTGCTGACTTGATCACCTCATAAAAACTTCTAACAAACCCGCCTTTGCCCATAATGCTTAAAAATAATGACTGATCATCAGCCAATACTGCATTAGCAAAATGATCATATTCGTCAATTAATAAATATAATCCCTGATCACTAACTAGACTCAAAACATATTTGAGTTTATCGGCAGGTGTGGCGTAATTGTTTAACTCATCAAGCGTAATTTGAGGATATTGGTAACGTCTTAGAAATTTTTGCAAGTAGGTTTGAACAGTAACATTAAAACCTGCGTATAAAGCTTCATAACTAGCCGTTTCAATACCAGAAAACTCCATGAATAATATTTCATACGAGCTTTTATAGTCAGTAAGCTGTTTGCTAATCGCTAAGTTGTCAAAGATTGAGTCAAACTCATCACGATGATCCATGGAGTAGTAATACTCCAACATGGAGATAAACAGACTTTTACCGAAGCGGCGCGGACGTAGCAGTATTTGGTATTTACCCGCTTGTTCGAGTTTGGCAATGTAGGCAGTCTTGTCGACATAGGTATAGCCTTCACTAATCACTGTTTTGAAGTTACTAAGACCATAGGGGATTTTTAGATGGCGATTCATTACTGGCTAGTCCTAATGCTAAGGTGATCAGCACGGTAGCAAGCCTACATCATGCTACACTACCCTCATTATAACCTACTTGAACAGATAGTTTTATGGCTTTGAAACTAGCCGAATAGCAATAACTGCCTCTTTGCTCCTTAAGCTTCTTCTCCCCCCCAATAATTGATGCGTAAAACAATGCTAGTTCATGCGTTAAAGTACTGAAGGTAGCTTGCTATACTGCCGATACTTTAATCAATCAAACCAAGAGAATGTACATGCAACTTAAACAGTGGATGTTAGCTTCATTTTTGACGTTGGGCATTACCCTACCAAGCTTTGCAGCCAGTCCTTTTATTGGCATTAATACCAATGAATCGACTCATTTTGATGCTAGTTTGCCCTTTGTAGATTTATTTAAAACTTCAGAACCCTTTCGTGAATCCAGTCTCACTAAAGGCACTATTCAAGTCGATAATCTAGGTTGGGTACGTAGCTTAAATGGGGGACAAGCAGGGACTTATTTCATTCGCTGGATGCCCTATGAAGCCCTCCCTAAAGGGCAATACACGGTGCGTTATCAAGGCAAGGGTGTAGTCACTTATCAAGAAGATGTCAAAGTCATTAAACACGAGCCTAATCAGGATATTATTGAATTAGTACCTAATGCCTCCAATGAAATAAATGCGGGCTTAGTGATTACTCAATCCGACCCTAAAGACCCGATTCGCAATATCCAGATCACTATGCCCGGAGGTATTTGTCAGGGCAATCCATTTAAGGCGGTACAAGGTGCGGCGGCTTGCGGAGGCAAGGCTTATTTGAGCTTTGCTGAGCATAGCGCTGAGGTCTTATTTAACCCAGACTACCTCAATTTCATGAAACAGTTTAAAACCATTCGCTTTATGAATATGTCAGGCATTACCCGCAATGAAATTCAATCATGGCAACAAATGCCGAATGTAGCCCAAGCCACATGGGGCGGCAAAGAAGGTAAGCGCGGTGTACCACTCGAAGTCATGATACAAATGGCGAATACTTTAAACGCTAATGCTTGGTTTAATATTCCGCACCGTGCCAATGATCAATTAGTACAACAATACGCCGCTTTGGTCGCAGCGAATTTACGCCCCACTCTCAAAGCCTATATTGAGTACACCAATGAGGCGTGGAATGAAGCCTTTTCTCAAGCCAAATACGTGCGTCAAATGGGCATGCAACAGGGTTTAGGCAAAGACCCGATTATGGCGGGAATTAATTACTACGGTAAACGCAGTAAGCAAATTTTCCAACTCTTTGAGCAAGCCTTTGGGGGTAAGCAACGTTTAGTCCGAGTCATTGGTGGCTGGTCAGGTCGCCCTGATTTAACCCCTTACTTTTTAAAGCCCGACAATGTGTATGAGCATACCGATGTATTTGCTATCGCCCCCTATTTCTACGCTCATCAAAATGAACTCATGCAAGCACAAACCGTGAATGATGTCTTTGCCCTAATTAATGATCCTAAAAATCCCTATGGTATTGACGCCACGCTTAAGCAAGCACAAAAACATGCTGAGCTGATTGCTCCTTACAAGGTACGCATGGTTGCCTACGAGGGTGGACAACATTTGGTACATTACGGCACTAAATCGCGTAAGGAGCACCCTAATCCCTTACTATCACAGGCTAATCGTGATCCTCGTATGGGTCAGGCTTATACCCAGTTATTACAAGGTTTTAAACAAGCGGGTGGGCAATTATTTGTAGCCTTTTCCTCTCCTCGTCCACATGCCTTTTTTGGTTTTTGGGGTATGAAAGAACATATTCTTCAACCCGATAATCAAGCCCCCAAATTGCAGGCGTTACAACGCTTTTAATTAAAGGTATCCGATATTTGGGAATAAGTAGCGCTGTAGGGGCCGACCTACGTGTCATCCCTCTTAGATTGAGCATAGCTAGCACTGTAGGGGCTGACCTACGTGTCAGCCCTCTGAGGGATGGCGATATAAACACACCACTTCATCCCTAGCCTAAAGCTTTTGTAGTTCACGCAATACCTGATGCAATTCGGCGGGCAAAGGCGCTTCTAAACGATAGCGTCGCCCTGTCAAACGCAAAACAAACTCCATGTGATTCGCATGTAAAAACATACGCTTTAAACCAAAAGCTTTCATTTCTCGATTGAGGGCGAAATCACCATAGCGATCATCCCCTAAAATCGGATGATCTAAATGCGCTAACTGCACCCGAATTTGATGCATACGTCCGGTTAGAATTTTGACATCCATGAGGGTCGCATTAGTCATAATGCGCTTAGGGGTGAAAATACTCTCGGCTTCTTGCCCCTCGTCGTCATTGTCCATGACGCGCATTTTGTGACCCTTAGCCGCATTCTGCTCACGCATGAGGTTAGTGGTAATGTGTTGCACACCATCCTTCCACTGCCCTGATACTAAAGCTTGATAGCGTTTATCCACTTCGCCCTCACGCATTAAAGCATGCAGTTGAGTTAAGGCTTCACGCGATTTAGCCAGAGCTACTACCCCGCTAGTATCCCGATCAATACGGTGTACTAACTCGACATAGGGTAAATTGGGACGCAATTGGCGAAAACCCTCAATTAAGCCCACATCGTGTCCCGAACCACTATGCACCGGAATACCTGCTGGTTTATTAATGCCAATGATTTGCTCATCTTCAAAAATGACCGCCCGCTCAATTTGCTGTAATAAACTATGCGAGGCCAGCGACTTAGTATCCTCAGGGACTTCATCCTGTTTCACGGGAGGAATACGCACCACTTCACCTAAAGCTAATTTATGCTCCGGCTTGATGCGTCCCTTATCTACCCGCACTTCACCTTTACGAATAATGCGGTAAATGACACTTTTGGGAACATTTTTAAAATAGCGTAATAAAAAATTATCGATACGCTGACCCGCTTCGTGCTCCGAAACGGTGTGATATTGAACGGCCATTGCCTCACCTAGAACAAAATAGAGTAGTCAACTAGGTTTTTACCTGAACGTGCACGTAATCCTAATTGAATGTAATTAGTCAAATTGATATATTCGCATAGGGTTCAAATCTGGCGACAAACTGTCATTAGATTTGCCAAGTAACCCATCCCTGCATGAGATGCAGGCATGATAGGGTTCATACCCAAACGATTCAATCAAATTCTTGATTAGAGTTTGATCGATCAGCGTAGACGATGCCAAGGTGAAAGTGTATTGGGTTAACAGACAATACTGCCGCTACGCTAGATCACTACTGTTTTATACGGGTCAGTTACCTGTATAAGGCGCAAGCAAGAACCGTAGTACCTGTACCTGCAACTTTTGTTTAGACAGGGTAGGCAAAACCGATTTTAGGTGAGAAGCCCATTGGCTTCTGACTAAGCAAGCTAATAAAACAGTTGTTTAACAACAATTAAGCCACAAGCTTAACTATAACGTCGCCAAATAACTGAATTACTAGCCCTTCCTGT contains:
- a CDS encoding ABC transporter permease codes for the protein MDFDLDIVNLLYSMVRTGTPLLLVALGEMVCEKSGVLNLGQEGMLLMGAIAGFIIAYTTGNLFIGVLLAMLVGVLMSLLFGFIAITLNANQVATGLALTIFGIGLSAFIGASYVGQPIKGFEPINIAGLSDTPVIGKILFGQNLLVYLSFIIFLGVYWFFRWSRPGLIVKAVGENPHAAEAVGLPVIKTRYLAVMFGGAMTGLAGAYLSLAYTPMWAENMSAGRGWIALALVVFASWQTGRVLLGAYLFGLMSILNFEAQGLGINISAHLLHSMPYIATIVVLVFLSMNQNRIKLYAPVSLGKPFHRSR
- a CDS encoding HAD family phosphatase; the protein is MNSPSIKNIIFDIGNVLVRWSPIEIIRLTFGEMDNDKDLAKALLQSDLWLTYNRGEFSESEAKRQFQTQFKLSEDIVEVLFYYIKQTQIPIYGMYDLVKRVKLAGYNTYALTDNVLEIVDHLKAKYDFWDLFLGAIVSAEVKFLKPSAQIFNCLLDTYQLKADECIFIDDVLANVEGAKTLGFNTILFKNAAQCERELHLLGITTTV
- a CDS encoding AAA family ATPase, which produces MNRHLKIPYGLSNFKTVISEGYTYVDKTAYIAKLEQAGKYQILLRPRRFGKSLFISMLEYYYSMDHRDEFDSIFDNLAISKQLTDYKSSYEILFMEFSGIETASYEALYAGFNVTVQTYLQKFLRRYQYPQITLDELNNYATPADKLKYVLSLVSDQGLYLLIDEYDHFANAVLADDQSLFLSIMGKGGFVRSFYEVIKSATHRGSINRIFITGVTALMLDSLTSGFNIAQNLSFDKNFNEAMGFTHHETLNLLQPLIENCQLEPSKLMSDVTNWYNGYRFHPQSKEAIFNSDMVLYFIQEFDKEHCTYPRRMLDDNIASDYGKIMALFNIGDREANYQVLDELINEGQVPAQYRRKFDLEKGFDRDDFISLLAYMGFVTLQGETLTGELFGMPNQVIRELYFQYFKVELERRNQIKISSRDLELAIQALGLQGELQLLATEMQKALQLLSNRDSMKMDEQHLKTLLLTLLYQFPVYFIQSEREMNRKYPDIMLLERSPYKVKFQHLIELKYAKKGEGEKGWKAKQQEGIEQVQGYLLLPEIMRLKHLKAWVVVSDGEQLACISV
- a CDS encoding RluA family pseudouridine synthase, translated to MAVQYHTVSEHEAGQRIDNFLLRYFKNVPKSVIYRIIRKGEVRVDKGRIKPEHKLALGEVVRIPPVKQDEVPEDTKSLASHSLLQQIERAVIFEDEQIIGINKPAGIPVHSGSGHDVGLIEGFRQLRPNLPYVELVHRIDRDTSGVVALAKSREALTQLHALMREGEVDKRYQALVSGQWKDGVQHITTNLMREQNAAKGHKMRVMDNDDEGQEAESIFTPKRIMTNATLMDVKILTGRMHQIRVQLAHLDHPILGDDRYGDFALNREMKAFGLKRMFLHANHMEFVLRLTGRRYRLEAPLPAELHQVLRELQKL